The Penicillium oxalicum strain HP7-1 chromosome IV, whole genome shotgun sequence genome contains a region encoding:
- a CDS encoding DNA ligase 4, with protein MDSDEIVPDHTQIELEDLDEKYPNRPHNRGQTLPFHELYLNLFDPLSEIRKRPKGPSLARRKAGPNGKSATTLNPYEIRRDIIARFISKWRKEVGDDIYPAFRLILPDKDRDRPMYGIKEKVIGKMLVKIMKINRESEDASSLLNWKLPGVTAARMAGDFAGRCYDVLSKRPMRTEPGDMSIEEVNKKLDDLSVATKEDQQIHILSDFYRRMNPEELTWLIRIILRQMKVGATERTLFHVWHPDAENLYSISSSLRRVCWELHDPNIRLQAEDRGIGLMQCFQPQLAQFQMHSFEKMISRMRPTEDDPVFWIEEKMDGERMQLHMAADDSVPGGRRFRFWSRKAKEYTYLYGSGIHDEKGALTRHMGHAFAEGVQSLILDGEMITWDPKQDAPVPFGTLKTAALAEQRNPFSDGPRPLFRVFDILYLNGTDLTKYTLRDRRKALEKVVNPIPRRFEILEYYEATTVADIEKRLRSVVAEASEGLVLKNPRSPYRLNERHDDWMKVKPEYMTEFGESLDLIVIGGYYGSGHRGGNLASFLCGLRVDDQHASQGADPMKCWSFCKVGGGFTAADYQEIRHHTDGKWHEWDLKKPPTALIELAGGDAQHERPDTWIRPSDSVVLCVKAASVSVSDQFRLGLTLRFPRFKKLRKDKNWESALSIQEFLDLKSNVEQEHREREFAVDNSRKQKRVKRAVKKPLTIAGYEEEEEARYFGPSGHIFDHLNFFVMTESITPEKKTKAELEQLIKANGGRIFQTHTAAQDTICIADRRTVKVVSVQKSGQANIVRPSWLIDCIRQNEKDAGLPDLLLPFEPRHMFFMLEDHVEDIKLNVDRFMDSYARDLTVDELKEIMDQRVLFGHQAQESFDRQSAARIEAQIQRKVDSGYAPLRGWLFCNLKFFFPTRQENRASDRGKNNAHPLGGVDDIRVTLARNTALFGGAQILNSLEVGAVTHVLIHTTQMPPASIMALRQSIALGSTSKIPHLVSLDWLEESWKHGTLLDEEMPWKDSLYHASLK; from the exons ATGGACTCAGACGAGATTGTCCCTGATCATACGCAAATCGAGCTGGAGGACCTGGATGAGAA ATATCCGAATCGCCCCCACAACCGTGGTCAAACGCTGCCCTTTCATGAGTTGTACCTCAATCTTTTTGACCCACTCAGTGAGATCAGAAAGAGACCCAAGGGCCCAAGTCTAGCTCGAAGAAAAGCTGGACCAAACGGAAAGAGTGCAACGACTCTCAATCCTTATGAAATCAGGCGAGACATTATCGCCCGTTTCATTTCCAAATGGCGGAAAGAAGTTGGAGATGACATCTATCCTGCATTTCGGTTGATTCTTCCTGATAAGGACAGAGACAGACCGATGTATGGCATCAAAGAGAAAGTCATTGGCAAGATGCTTGTCAAGATCATGAAGATCAACAGGGAGTCTGAGGACGCTTCGAGTCTGCTCAATTGGAAGCTTCCGGGGGTCACAGCCGCCCGAATGGCGGGGGATTTTGCTGGGCGCTGCTATGATGTTCTGTCCAAGCGACCAATGCGCACGGAACCGGGCGACATGTCCATCGAGGAAGTGAACAAGAAGCTAGATGATCTTTCTGTCGCAACAAAAGAAGATCAACAGATTCATATCCTGTCAGACTTCTATCGGCGCATGAATCCGGAGGAGTTGACATGGCTGATTCGCATCATTCTTCGCCAAATGAAGGTCGGTGCCACAGAACGCACCCTGTTCCATGTTTGGCATCCGGACGCCGAGAATCTATACAGTATTTCAAGCAGCTTACGCCGAGTCTGCTGGGAGCTGCATGACCCGAATATCCGACTTCAAGCGGAAGATCGTGGGATCGGGCTGATGCAGTGCTTTCAGCCTCAGCTGGCGCAATTTCAAATGCACTCGTTTGAAAAGATGATCTCGCGAATGCGCCCGACTGAAGATGACCCAGTATTCTGGAtagaagaaaagatggatGGGGAGCGCATGCAACTTCACATGGCTGCCGATGACTCTGTGCCTGGTGGGCGCAGGTTTCGCTTTTGGTCACGCAAGGCTAAGGAATACACATATCTCTACGGAAGTGGTATTCATGACGAAAAGGGCGCCTTGACGAGGCATATGGGGCATGCTTTCGCAGAAGGCGTGCAGAGCCTGATTCTAGATGGTGAGATGATCACATGGGATCCAAAGCAAGACGCTCCGGTTCCCTTTGGTACATTGAAGACCGCTGCTCTGGCAGAACAACGCAACCCTTTCTCCGATGGACCTCGACCGCTGTTCCGCGTATTTGATATCCTCTATCTCAACGGTACCGACCTCACCAAATATACGCTTCGCGACCGTCGTAAAGCTCTGGAGAAGGTAGTCAACCCCATTCCTCGTCGCTTCGAAATCTTGGAATATTACGAGGCGACAACCGTCGCCGATATCGAAAAACGCCTACGAAGCGTCGTTGCTGAAGCCTCAGAGGGCCTGGTGCTGAAGAACCCGCGGTCGCCATACCGGCTGAATGAGCGCCATGATGACTGGATGAAAGTCAAACCAGAATATATGACTGAATTTGGCGAGTCTctcgatctcatcgtcaTTGGCGGGTACTACGGGTCCGGTCATCGAGGCGGTAACCTTGCAAGTTTTCTCTGTGGTCTTCGTGTTGACGACCAACATGCCTCGCAAGGAGCAGACCCGATGAAATGCTGGTCATTCTGCAAAGTCGGAGGGGGATTCACTGCTGCAGATTATCAAGAAATCCGCCACCATACTGATGGCAAGTGGCATGAGTGGGATCTCAAAAAGCCACCGACAGCATTGATTGAACTTGCCGGAGGAGATGCTCAGCATGAGCGGCCAGACACTTGGATCAGGCCATCAGACTCTGTGGTTCTGTGCGTGAAAGCAGCCTCGGTGTCCGTGAGTGACCAGTTTCGTCTGGGGTTGACGCTGCGCTTTCCACGTTTCAAAAAGTTGCGGAAGGATAAGAACTGGGAAAGCGCTCTATCTATTCAAGAATTCTTAGACCTCAAATCGAATGTCGAGCAGGAACACCGCGAGAGAGAATTCGCAGTCGACAACTCTCGCAAGCAAAAGCGTGTGAAGAGAGCGGTCAAGAAACCTTTGACCATTGCTGGGtatgaggaagaagaggaagctcGATATTTTGGCCCTTCGGGTCATATCTTCGATCATCTCAACTTCT TCGTCATGACGGAGTCGATAACgccagagaaaaagaccaaggccGAGCTGGAGCAATTGATCAAAGCGAATGGAGGCAGAATATTTCAAACTCACACAGCTGCGCAAGACACCATCTGTATAGCTGACCGCA GGACCGTCAAGGTCGTATCGGTACAAAAAAGCGGGCAGGCTAATATCGTTCGGCCATCATGGTTGATTGATTGCATTCGCCAgaatgagaaagatgccGGTCTACCAGATCTTCTCCTGCCGTTTGAACCCAG ACACATGTTTTTCATGTTGGAGGACCATGTAGAGGATATCAAGCTAAATGTCGACCGGTTTATGGACAGCTATGCGCGAGACCTTACAGTTGATGAGCTCAAAGAG ATAATGGATCAGAGGGTCCTCTTTGGGCATCAGGCACAAGAATCCTTTGATCGTCAATCCGCTGCAAGGATCGAGGCTCAAATTCAACGGAAAGTCGACTCTGGTTATGCGCCTCTGCGTGGATGGCTATTTTGCAACctgaaattttttttcccgacGAGACAAGAGAATCGAGCATCTGACAGAGGCAAGAATAACGCGCACCCTCTTGGTGGTGTTGATGATATTCGTGTGACTCTCGCGCGCAACACAGCTCTCTTTGGCGGGGCACAAATTCTCAATTCGTTGGAAGTAGGCGCGGTCACCCATGTTCTGATCCATACCACACAGATGCCCCCCGCCAGCATCATGGCATTGCGACAATCCATAGCCCTGGGGTCAACTTCGAAGATTCCCCATCTGGTCAGCCTGGATTGGCTGGAAGAGAGTTGGAAGCACGGTACCTTATTGGATGAAGAGA TGCCTTGGAAGGATTCTCTGTATCACGCTAGTCTGAAATAG
- a CDS encoding Increased rDNA silencing protein 4, which yields MDAKIAAGNPRLTSPTFRDTSALRGATIAFANSSRASQDAAHNRSTFTERASASNVNRYAHRRTEMESDQGPEVGSVKDKIGLFTRNNTLSPPLTPTRSSSPSPGQIAARLAVERSPSRAQEATVAMATARTITTRTASRMSARAPEERQELRAPTSRRPRANLQDSSAGTINRAEVVYTDIESEAEPPQRGSSLPPRVASVRISTASPRPPERSRKPPSSQDGGKLQLPPRTAPSISTTRTPNSAGIPSIRSSTPSVTSASGLSQTSSSTTVNELGGMDEEALSNAIVASSLASARASPTTKLAPPPPPSRRRARSRSILQFASSSQSEPSRSLSPTKGMPMTLRGRPKDEEAESHRRYKINLLHKHPHKHHEGDRKRWKREVTEKERKRYEGVWASNRGLFVSADRELGRHRFNGYAPGPIPADMVLNLVAREIWSRSRLPPATLAQVWDLVDSQQIGLLTKEEFVVGMWLIDQLLRGHKLPVKVPDTIWDSVRFASGIKLTSVGPKG from the coding sequence ATGGACGCCAAGATCGCCGCCGGCAATCCGCGGTTGACATCTCCGACCTTCCGAGACACCTCCGCGCTGCGAGGTGCCACGATTGCCTTTGCCAACTCGTCGAGAGCTTCGCAAGATGCGGCTCACAATCGCTCTACCTTCACCGAGCGTGCATCTGCTAGCAACGTGAATCGGTATGCTCATCGTCGCACTGAAATGGAGTCTGATCAAGGGCCGGAGGTCGGCTCGGTGAAGGACAAAATTGGGCTCTTTACCAGGAACAACACACTGTCACCGCCGCTGACGCCAACCCGCTCCTCATCCCCATCTCCAGGACAAATCGCAGCGCGACTCGCCGTTGAAAGATCACCGTCTCGAGCACAGGAAGCCACGGTCGCTATGGCTACCGCGAGAACAATCACTACGCGCACTGCCAGTCGCATGTCGGCTCGAGCACCGGAAGAACGACAGGAGCTGCGAGCACCAACCTCCCGTCGACCGAGAGCCAATTTGCAAGACAGTTCAGCGGGCACAATAAATCGAGCAGAAGTTGTTTATACCGATATCGAATCAGAAGCAGAACCTCCCCAAAGGggctcttctcttcccccgcgCGTCGCGAGTGTGCGCATCTCCACCGCCAGCCCTCGTCCACCAGAACGATCACGGAAGCCCCCAAGCTCTCAGGATGGAGGGAAATTGCAACTCCCGCCACGGACAGCACCCTCCATATCCACAACACGTACCCCAAATTCTGCAGGGATCCCTTCCATACGTTCCTCCACGCCCAGTGTGACTTCTGCGTCCGGCCTCTCACAAACCAGCAGCTCGACCACTGTCAATGAGTTGGGTGGCATGGACGAGGAAGCGCTTTCAAATGCAATTGTTGCCTCGTCTCTCGCGTCCGCTCGAGCGTCTCCTACAACAAAGTTGGCTCCGCCCCCGCCACCTTCGAGACGACGCGCACGGTCCCGATCAATACTTCAATTTGCCAGCTCCTCTCAGTCGGAACCGTCGCGAAGCCTCAGTCCGACAAAAGGAATGCCGATGACTTTACGCGGTAGACCaaaggacgaggaagccgagtCGCATCGCCGATATAAAATCAATCTGCTCCACAAACATCCACATAAGCATCACGAAGGCGATCggaagagatggaagcgCGAAGTTACCGAAAAAGAACGCAAGCGCTACGAAGGCGTGTGGGCATCGAACAGAGGGTTGTTTGTGTCCGCAGACCGGGAGCTAGGCCGCCACAGATTCAACGGGTACGCCCCAGGGCCGATCCCTGCGGACATGGTACTTAATCTGGTAGCCCGTGAAATCTGGTCCCGCAGTCGCCTGCCACCTGCAACGCTGGCACAAGTGTGGGATCTTGTGGATAGCCAGCAGATTGGTCTCCTCACCAAGGAGGAGTTTGTGGTTGGAATGTGGCTGATTGACCAACTGCTGCGGGGTCACAAATTGCCCGTCAAAGTTCCCGATACGATCTGGGATAGTGTGAGATTCGCAAGCGGGATCAAACTCACGTCTGTTGGGCCGAAGGGCTGA
- a CDS encoding AdoMet-dependent rRNA methyltransferase spb1 codes for MAIQKKHGKGRLDKWYRLAKEKGYRARAAFKLIQLNKKYGFLEKSKVLIDLCAAPGSWCQVAAECMPAQSIIIGVDLAPIKPIPRAITFQSDITTEKCRSTIRGHLKGWKADTVLHDGAPNVGTAWVQDAFSQAELVLQSLKLATEFLNEGGNFVTKVFRSKDYNPLLWVFKQLFQSVEATKPPSSRNVSAEIFVVCRGFKAPKHIDPKFLDPKHVFAELSDPTPNHEAKVFNPEKKKRKREGYEEGDYTQHKEIPVTEFINTTDPIAILGGYNKLSFQQPIGGDLAMSTLERLEETTDEIRTCCEDLKILGKKEFRNLLRWRLKVREKFGLSVKKKQQEDGEGDEVAEVAPMDEELAIQEQLVRMREKESARSKKERRKENEKKRKEIVRLQMHMTTPMDIGMEQIGPGGDDSTFSLKRVDRLGARDAVVNARDVPADSESEDDSDSDDDSDDDGDRLERELDSMYERYQERMEDKDSKLRAKKARKEYEADEWDGFSEDNKSDAEDEEEDEDSDSETSQAAPPKPESLSNHASMFFDQDLFQDIEEDEEDDEEEEDEEEEEDEEEEDEEEEEEEEAEDLEDSEAEEDEELPPSSVKSKSKKELKKESKKESKKKQDSEWADSDEEVDDNADPRKANGQLDIDIITAEAMALAQAMASGEKKASDVVDDGWHRYSFRDVDGLPEWFVDDEGKHSKLQRPITKAAAAAIKEKLRAINARPIKKVMEAKGRKKFKAAQRLEKLRKKSALLADDEALSERDKAQAISKLMGKATKKKPKQQVKLVVARGANRGISGRPKGVKGKYKIVDSRMKKDIRAQKRLAKKKKS; via the exons ATGGCGATCCAAAAGAAG CACGGAAAAGGTCGTTTGGATAAATGGTATCGTCTGGCcaaagagaaggggtacCGTGCTCGTGCTGCGTTCAAGTTGATTCAACTGAACAAGAAGTATGGGTTTTTGGAAAAGAGCAAGGTCTTGATCGATCTTTGCGCTGCTCCCGGT TCGTGGTGTCAAGTTGCGGCGGAGTGCATGCCCGCTCAGAGTATTATTATTGGTGTCGATCTCGCTCCAATTAAACCTATCCCCCGAGCCATCACTTTCCAAAGTGATATTACGACTGAGAAGTGTCGTTCGACAATTCGCGGACATTTGAAAGGCTGGAAGGCGGATACCGTTCTTCACGACGGTGCCCCCAATGTGGGTACCGCTTGGGTTCAAGATGCGTTCTCCCAAGCCGAGCTTGTGCTCCAGTCGTTGAAGCTGGCCACCGAGTTTTTGAACGAAGGTGGAAACTTTGTCACCAAGGTTTTCCGATCCAAGGACTACAATCCTTTGTTGTGGGTTTTCAAGCAGCTTTTCCAGTCTGTGGAGGCAACCAAGCCTCCCTCGTCCCGAAATGTGTCTGCCGAAATCTTTGTTGTCTGCCGCGGCTTCAAGGCGCCCAAACATATCGATCCGAAGTTCCTTGATCCCAAGCACGTCTTCGCCGAACTGTCAGATCCGACACCGAATCATGAAGCCAAGGTGTTTAATcctgagaaaaagaagcgtAAGCGTGAGGGTTATGAGGAGGGCGACTACACTCAGCACAAAGAGATTCCAGTCACCGAATTCATCAACACCACCGATCCGATTGCGATCCTCGGAGGCTACAACAAATTGAGCTTCCAACAACCCATCGGAGGAGACTTGGCTATGTCTACGCTGGAACGACTTGAGGAAACTACGGATGAAATTCGTACCTGCTGTGAGGATCTTAAGATCCTCGGCAAAAAGGAGTTCCGAAATCTGCTGCGATGGCGCCTCAAGGTCCGTGAGAAATTCGGTCTCAgtgtcaagaagaagcaacaGGAGGACGGCGAGGGAGATGAGGTGGCGGAGGTCGCTCCGATGGACGAGGAACTCGCAATTCAAGAGCAATTGGTGCGCATGCGTGAGAAAGAGTCCGCGCGCAGCAAGAAGGAGCGACGCaaagagaacgagaagaagcgaaaagaaatcgTTCGCTTGCAAATGCACATGACCACCCCGATGGATATCGGCATGGAACAGATCGGGCCCGGTGGCGATGACTCTACATTTTCATTAAAGCGCGTGGATCGGCTCGGTGCCAGAGATGCTGTGGTCAACGCCCGTGACGTGCCTGCGGACAGCGAGAGTGAGGACGACTCCGATTCGGATGACGACAGTGACGATGACGGTGATCGTTTAGAACGTGAGCTCGACAGCATGTACGAGAGATATCAAGAGCGTATGGAGGATAAGGACTCGAAGCTGCGCGCCAAGAAGGCCCGCAAAGAATACGAGGCTGACGAATGGGATGGGTTCTCTGAAGACAACAAAAGTGatgccgaggacgaggaggaagacgaggactCTGATTCTGAGACTTCTCAAGCTGCTCCTCCCAAGCCTGAAAGCCTCTCTAACCACGCCTCTATGTTCTTTGATCAGGATCTTTTCCAAGAtatcgaggaggatgaggaagatgatgaagaagaggaggatgaggaagaagaggaggatgaggaagaggaggatgaggaagaggaggaagaagaagaggcggaagatcTAGAGGACAGTGAAgctgaagaggatgaagagcttCCACCCTCATCAGTCAAATCCAAGTCGAAGAAagagttgaagaaggagtccaagaaagaaagcaaaaagaagcaggACTCTGAGTGGGCCGATTCTGACGAGGAAGTCGACGACAACGCCGATCCACGAAAGGCCAACGGTCAGCTGG ACATCGACATCATTACTGCAGAGGCTATGGCGTTGGCCCAAGCAATGGCTTCCGGTGAAAAGAAAGCCTCAGATGTTGTGGACGATGGTTGGCACCGCTATTCGTTCCGGGATGTTGATGGTCTACCAGAGTGGTTCGTTGACGATGAAGGCAAACACAGCAAGCTTCAGCGGCCAATTACGAAGGCTGCAGCCGCTgccatcaaggagaagctgcgCGCGATTAACGCTCGCCCCATTAAGAAGGTGATGGAAGCCAAAGGCCGCAAGAAGTTCAAGGCTGCTCAAAGACTGGAGAAGCTGCGCAAGAAGTCTGCTCTCTTGGCAGATGATGAGGCCTTGAGTGAACGTGACAAGGCCCAAGCCATCTCCAAGCTGATGGGCAAGgccaccaagaagaagccaaagCAGCAGGTCAAACTTGTTGTTGCCCGGGGCGCCAACCGCGGTATTTCTGGTCGTCCCAAGGGTGTGAAGGGCAAGTACAAGATTGTCGATTCCCGGATGAAGAAGGATATCCGGGCCCAAAAGCGCCtggcgaaaaagaagaagtcTTGA
- a CDS encoding Histone-lysine N-methyltransferase, H3 lysine-79 specific, with translation MGFFDHLQKGGAFSLQAKKTQVRKVVQTKPAAPTNPSVQNSNSRTPRAQSSSQKTHAPKARSVSSDADPRPSKRLTTPSRPRKRPTPETRLSSDDDDVTDSDTSFEMRKRARVSASAEPDPERRIRSVKAFSEEASRPFKMVHAADITSGQKAGKFKPAFGAASKPKEILLQYPSASRKERFDCMVPKDNDEFRPIDDIVQVIETVADHYIPSDKAAEFNDETTGIRRRLRRAIALSSETQFREAVEDYNKLVERLRIDGHIAKTLDETHRMGLPWVERILNQTYARTVSPRVESLRQYENGTDNVYGELLPRFISDIFKETKLKSGHVFVDLGSGVGNVVLQAALEIGCESWGCEMMANACDLAELQQAEFKARCRLWGILPGKTHLVRGDFLEQESIINVLKRADVVLINNQAFTPQLNNELINHFLDMKEGCKIVSLKSFVPAGHKIQSRNLNSPINLLKVQQKNYWSNSVSWTDVGGTYFIATKDSSRLKAFIDDST, from the exons atgGGGTTTTTTGACCACCTCCAAAAAGGAGGAGCGTTCTCCTTGCAGGCGAAAAAGACGCAAGTTCGCAAAGTCGTCCAAACGAAACCAGCGGCGCCAACAAACCCTTCGGTCCAGAATTCAAACTCTCGAACCCCTCGCGCCCAGTCCTCGAGCCAAAAGACACACGCACCCAAAGCCCGATCGGTTTCCAGCGATGCAGATCCTCGTCCCTCGAAAAGACTGACAACCCCCAGTCGCCCACGAAAACGACCGACGCCCGAAACACGTCTGTCGagcgatgatgacgacgtGACTGACAGCGATACCTCCTTTGAAATGCGCAAGCGTGCTAGGGTCAGTGCTAGTGCAGAACCTGACCCTGAGCGGCGCATTCGCTCGGTGAAAGCATTCTCAGAGGAAGCCAGTCGTCCTTTTAAAATGGTCCATGCAGCCGACATCACTTCTGGTCAAAAGGCTGGCAAATTCAAGCCGGCTTTTGGCGCTGCAAGCAAGCCGAAGGAAATTCTTTTACAGTATCCCAGCGCCTCCAGGAAGGAACG ATTCGATTGCATGGTGCCCAAAGATAATGATGAATTCCGGCCCATCGACGACATTGTGCAGGTTATCGAGACTGTTGCAGATCATTATATCCCGAGTGACAAGGCCGCGGAATTCAACGATGAGACAACTGGTATCAGGCGGCGGCTGCGCCGTGCTATAGCTCTCTCGTCAGAGACTCAATTCCGGGAGGCGGTGGAAGACTACAACAAGTTGGTTGAGCGCCTGAGGATCGACGGTCACATTGCGAAAACCTTGGACGAAACCCACCGCATGGGCTTACCCTGGGTGGAACGGATTCTCAACCAGACCTATGCGCGGACGGTTTCCCCTCGGGTCGAGTCTTTACGACAGTACGAGAACGGCACGGACAACGTCTACGGTGAATTACTCCCTCGATTTATCAGCGATATATTCAAAGAGACCAAACTCAAGTCTGGTCACGTGTTCGTTGACCTCGGCTCCGGCGTGGGCAACGTAGTCCTCCAAGCGGCGCTTGAGATCGGTTGCGAGAGCTGGGGGTGTGAGATGATGGCGAATGCCTGTGACTTGGCGGAGCTGCAACAGGCAGAATTCAAGGCTCGTTGTCGACTTTGGGGCATTCTGCCTGGCAAGACACATCTCGTCCGAGGGGACTTTCTTGAGCAGGAGAGCATTATCAACGTCTTGAAGCGAGCCGACGTCGTGTTGATTAACAATCAAGCTTTCACTCCGCAGCTCAACAACGAGTTGATCAACCATTTTCTCGACATGAAGGAGGGCTGCAAAATTGTTTCCTTAAAGTCTTTCGTTCCGGCCGGTCACAAGATCCAATCACGCAACCTGAACTCCCCAATCAATCTTCTGAAAGTTCAGCAGAAGAATTACTGGTCCAACAGTGTCAGCTGGACCGACGTTGGGGGTACCTATTTTATTGCCACAAAAGACAGTTCCCGCTTGAAAGCTTTTATCGATGACTCTACGTGA
- a CDS encoding Autophagy protein 16 — translation MPHWRDEYLAALAVRDQREKANLAFYEACSYICAAEVSHLSLKLTRDHLTIDTRLADRTAQCATPTELNNDAETDRRASVSLSEAQRPNISTAGTSPRSKAITEIGPSLAELLKSTRADLAEAQRSRGELQDHVRQLSVEVEKLRKKSSRDVRRLNALENEKSLLGTRLRDRDEELREKTKMLEDFQAELASLNLEYNMAEKRSKELQRENKELVDRWMARMSKEADAMNDANKFF, via the exons ATGCCCCACTGGAGAGACGAGTATCTGGCTGCGCTCGCAGTGCGGGATCAGCGGGAGAAAGCCAACCTCGCGTTCTACGAGGCTTGTTCGTATATCTGTGCTGCCGAGGTCTCTCATCTGTCTCTGAAACTGACCAGGGACCATTTGACAATAGACACTCGCTTGGCGGATCGGACCGCCCAGTGCGCAACGCCGACAGAGCTCAATAATGACGCTGAAACTGACAGGCGGGCCTCGGTCTCCCTGAGCGAGGCTCAACGGCCCAACATTTCTACAGCGGGGACAAGCCCACGAAGCAAAGCCATTACCGAAATAGGGCCATCACTCGCAGAGCTCTTGAAATCTACTCGCGCCGATCTGGCTGAGGCGCAGCGGTCTCGAGGCGAACTTCAAGACCATGTCCGTCAGTTGAGCGTTGAAGTTGAGAAGTTGCGCAAGAAAAGTAGTCGCGACGTACGGCGCCTGAATGCACTGGAAAATGAGAAGAGCCTCCTCGGCACGCGCTTAAGGGATAGAGACGAGGaattgagagaaaaaacaaaaatgcTTGAG GATTTCCAAGCGGAACTGGCGTCTCTCAATCTGGAGTACAACATGGCCGAGAAGCGTTCAAAGGAGCTCCAACGCGAAAACAAGGAGCTGGTAGATCGTTGGATGGCCCGGATGAGCAAGGAAGCAGATGCTATGAACGACGCAAACAAATTCTTTTGA
- a CDS encoding putative Ras-related protein Rab7: MASRKKVLLKVIILGDSGVEPNPSPPPGDGVRRTVRADANSRNSQVNKKFSGSYKATIGADFLTKEVLVDDRLVTMQIWDTAGQERFQSLGVAFYRGADCCVLVYDVNNSKSFEALDSWRDEFLIQASPRDPESFPFVVIGNKIDVEENKRMISSKRAMTFCQSKGNIPYFETSAKEALNVEQAFEVIARSALAQEEAEEFNGEFSDPINIHLDNERDGCAC, encoded by the exons ATGGCGTCACGGAAGAAGGTCCTCCTCAAG GTGATCATCCTTGGTGATAGTGGTGTTG AGCCCAAtccgtccccccccccgggcgATGGCGTTCGAAGAACTGTCCGTGCTGATGCGAATTCTCGCAATTCTCAGGTCAACAAGAAATTTAGCGGAAGCTATAAAGCAACCATTGGGGCCGACTTCCTGACAAAGGAAGTGCTCGTTGATGACCGGTTGGTGACGATGCAG ATTTGGGACACTGCTGGCCAAGAAAGATTCCAATCGCTGGGCGTCGCCTTTTACCGAGGAGCTGACTGCTGCGTCCTGGTGTACGACGTGAACAATTCGAAGAGTTTTGAAGCGCTGGACAGTTGGCGTGATGAGTTCCTTATCCAAGCCAGCCCACGCGATCCGGAGAGCTTCCCCTTT GTGGTGATTGGCAACAAGATCGACGTGGAAGAGAACAAACGCATGATCTCGTCCAAGCGGGCGATGACCTTCTGTCAGTCCAAGGGCAATATCCCATACTTTGAGACCAGTGCCAAGGAGGCTTTGAACGTGGAGCAAGCATTCGAGG TCATCGCACGAAGCGCGCTCGCCCaggaagaggcagaggaaTTCAATGGCGAATTCAGCGACCCGATCAATATCCACCTGGACAATGAGCGTGACGGTTGCGCCTGTTGA